The following proteins are co-located in the Anas platyrhynchos isolate ZD024472 breed Pekin duck chromosome 1, IASCAAS_PekinDuck_T2T, whole genome shotgun sequence genome:
- the LOC101800449 gene encoding uncharacterized protein, whose product MSENEENLHQDGPETAEPCGAVSDFFMREASPAGCHQEIACPRPDLLSAETRPEKSPRCGFRKRKETVVHQRAFMGEKPYICIECGQSFNRSSDLIRHQRIHTGEKPYVCADCGKSFSRRSHLIQHQRIHTGERPYQCKDCGKSFSQSTHLVQHQRNHTGERPYVCAKCGRNFYQNSGLLRHANFHTGEKPYKCSQCGKRFSDSSNLIAHQRLHTGEKPYKCTDCNKCFSESSKLVIHRRVHTGEKPYLCPDCGKSFSQRSHLVQHRRTHTGEKPYKCAECGTCFSDNSTLIRHRRTHTGEKPFKCSHCGKSFSRNSYLVSHQRVHVW is encoded by the coding sequence ATGAGTGAGAATGAGGAGAACCTCCACCAGGATGGTCCGGAGACAGCCGAACCCTGTGGGGCCGTTTCGGACTTTTTCATGAGGGAAGCTTCCCCTGCGGGCTGCCACCAGGAGATAGCCTGTCCGAGGCCAGACCTCCTctctgcagagacaaggccggaGAAGAGTCCACGCTGCGGCTTCCGAAAGCGTAAGGAGACTGTGGTGCACCAGAGAGCATTCATGGGAGAGAAACCATACATCTGCATCGAGTGCGGGCAGAGCTTCAACCGCAGCTCAGACCTGATCCGCCACCAGAGGATCCACACCGGGGAGAAGCCGTATGTGTGTGCTGACTGCGGGAAGAGCTTCAGCCGCCGCTCACACCTCATCCAGCACCAGCGCATCCACACAGGCGAGCGGCCGTACCAATGCAAGGACTGTGGGAAGAGCTTCAGCCAGAGCACCCACCTGGTGCAGCACCAGCGCAACCACACTGGCGAGCGGCCTTATGTGTGTGCCAAGTGTGGGAGGAACTTCTACCAAAACTCAGGCCTGCTCCGCCATGCCAACTTTCATACAGGAGAAAAACCCTACAAGTGCTCCCAGTGTGGGAAGCGCTTCAGTGACAGTTCCAACCTCATTGCCCACCAGCGGCTCCACACAGGCGAGAAGCCCTACAAGTGTACTGACTGCAACAAGTGTTTCAGTGAGAGCTCTAAGCTGGTCATCCACCGTCGTGTCCACACGGGTGAGAAGCCTTATTTGTGTCCTGACTGTGGGAAGAGTTTCAGCCAGCGTTCGCACCTTGTCCAGCACCGTCGCACCCACACTGGGGAGAAGCCCTACAAGTGTGCCGAGTGTGGGACCTGCTTCAGTGACAACTCTACCCTCATCCGGCACCGTCGTACCCACACTGGGGAAAAACCTTTTAAGTGCTCCCACTGCGGGAAGAGCTTTAGTCGCAACTCCTACTTAGTCTCCCACCAGCGGGTGCACGTGTGGTAG